The Polyodon spathula isolate WHYD16114869_AA chromosome 3, ASM1765450v1, whole genome shotgun sequence genome has a segment encoding these proteins:
- the LOC121312931 gene encoding cartilage-associated protein-like has protein sequence MAVHPLLICTLILFTFAFTVNAQYENYSFRSFPSQELMPLDSAYKYALDQYTGENWKESVDYIEISLRLYRLLKDSEAFCNFNCSTVRMDNEAKFADFAELQVFGNIMKRNQCLKRCKQGLPAFRQSMPSRDTVDEFERREPYKFLQFAYFKSDNIAKAVSAAHTFLLKHPEDEMMKRNMAYYKSLPGVEEHLRDLETKAYEAQFIRAVRAYNGDNFRTSVSDMELALPSFFKAFDECLAACEGSREIKEFKDFYPSIADHFIEVLNCKVKCESDLTPVVGGFVVEKFVATMYHYLQFAYYKLNDLKHAVPCVASYLLFDPSDEVMKQNMVYYQYHKEKWHLTDEDFLPRLEAVRYFNETTIQLNILEFASQHLLPDDEAEVVEFLDELLETDIGQSW, from the exons ATGGCAGTGCATCCATTACTAATTTGTAcgcttattttatttacttttgcgTTCACCGTAAACGCGCAGTATGAGAACTACAGTTTTAGAAGTTTCCCTAGTCAGGAACTTATGCCACTGGACTCCGCTTACAAATATGCTTTGGACCAATACACCGGTGAGAACTGGAAAGAGAGCGTGGATTACATAGAAATTAGTTTGAGGCTGTACCGTTTGCTGAAGGACAGCGAGGCGTTTTGCAATTTCAACTGTAGTACCGTTCGGATGGACAATGAGGCGAAGTTTGCAGATTTTGCCGAACTGCAGGTATTCGGGAACATCATGAAACGGAACCAGTGTTTGAAGAGATGCAAACAGGGTCTGCCGGCTTTCCGACAGTCTATGCCAAGCAGAGATACAGTGGACGAATTCGAGAGACGAGAGCCTTACAAATTCCTCCAGTTTGCGTACTTTAAG TCTGACAACATTGCCAAAGCTGTTTCTGCAGCTCACACCTTCCTCCTGAAGCACCCTGAGGATGAAATGATGAAGAGGAACATGGCTTATTACAAGAGTTTACCTGGGGTTGAGGAGCACCTCAGAGATCTGGAGACCAAGGCCTACGAG GCGCAGTTTATCCGGGCAGTGCGGGCGTATAACGGGGATAATTTCCGCACCTCTGTCTCGGACATGGAGCTTGCCCTGCCCAGCTTCTTCAAAGCCTTTGACGAGTGTCTGGCTGCCTGCGAGGGGTCCAGGGAAATCAAGGAGTTCAAAGACTTCTACCCTTCCATAGCAG ACCATTTCATTGAGGTTCTGAATTGTAAAGTGAAGTGTGAGAGTGACCTTACTCCAGTAGTTGGTGGCTTTGTTGTAGAAAAGTTTGTGGCAACCATGTATCATTACCTGCAGTTTGCCTATTACAAAT TAAATGACCTGAAACATGCAGTGCCCTGCGTAGCGAGCTACTTGCTGTTCGACCCCAGTGATGAAGTGATGAAACAAAACATGGTCTATTATCAGTACCACAAGGAGAAATGGCATCTCACAGATGAAGACTTCCTGCCAAGACTT gaGGCAGTACGATATTTTAACGAGACCACAATACAGCTGAATATTCTTGAGTTTGCGTCCCAACATTTGCTGCCTGATGATGAG